GGGGCCCAGCTCGAGGCCGTGCCGCTCGGCCATGCGCACCGCGGCGGCGTGCTTGCGCTGGGAGGGCACGTGGTCGCGTGGTCCGAGCAGGATGCCGATGCGCTCGTGCCCGAGCTGCAGCAGGTGCCCGAGCGCCTGCTCCATCGACGTCGCGTCGTCGCACGAGACCGTGGCGAACCCGAGCCCGTCGATCGGCGCGTTCACGAGTACCGTCGGCAGCTTCAGCTCGACGAGTCGGTCGTAGTGGTCGTGGTTCACATCGGCCTGGGCGTACGCCCCGCCCGCGAAGATCACGCCCGACACCTGTTGGTGGAGCAGCAGCTCCACATAGTCGGACTCGGAGATGCCGCCGGCGGTCTGGATGCAGAGCACCGGCGTGTAGCCGTTCTGGGCGAGGCCGCCGCCGATCGCCTCGGCGAGCGCGGGGAAGATGGGATTCTGCAGCTCGGGCATCACGAGGCCCACGAGGCGGGCGCGCTCGCCGCGCAGCTTGGTCGGCCGCTCGTAGCCGAGCACGTCGAGGGCGGTGAGCACCGCGTCGCGCGTGGACGCCGAGACCCCGGGCTTGCCGTTCAGCACGCGGCTGACGGTGGCCTCGCTCACCCCCACCTTTCGCGCGACATCCGCGAGTCTTCTCGACATGCGGCCATGCTACGTCAGCGTTCGCAAGAACTCGACAACCACATGTACGGCGAGAACCGCTTGTCAAGGCCTTGTCGAGTTCCGCGCGATCGGGCCACCATCTCCCCATGGGATGGGCGAGCGGATCCGCGCGCTGCCGGCCCGCACGGCGCCATCGGGGGCCGTCCGGCCCCGTGGCATCCGGATGCCTCGTGCTCGCCGCCGCGCTGCTGCTCACCGGCTGCACGAGCGCCTCCGCCACGATGGAGCAGGCCGTCGGCCAGGGCATCGCCGCGGTCGAGACCGCGCGGCTCGTGGTGCAGCAGGAGCTCGACGACCGCACGTTCACCACGACCGCCACGGCGACGCTCGGTGACGCGCGGCGCGAGCTCGTCAGTGCTGCGACGACCGTGTCCCAGACCGACGTCACCGGCGAGGCGGATGCCGCCTACCGCGACGAGGTGCTGACCGCACTCGGCGACGGGCTCGACGCCGTGAACGACGCCCGCGACGCGCTCGGCGGCGTGGGCTCGCTCGAGGCCACGGTGCCGCAACTGGAGGATGCCGCCGACGGACTGGAGGACGTGGAGGGCGGGCCGTGAAGAACATCTTCGCCGTCGCCCTCGGGGTGCTCACCGCGATCGGCGGGTTCGTCGACATCGGCGACCTGGTGACGAACGCCGTCGTGGGGTCGCGGTTCGGGCTCGGCCTCGCCTGGGTGGTCCTGGTCGGCGTCGTGGGCATCTGCGTGTACGCGCAGATGTCGGGCCGGGTCGCCGCGGTGAGCGGCCGGGCGACGTTCGAGATCATCCGGGAGCGCCTCGGCCCCCGCGCGGGGCTCGCGAACCTCGCCGCGTCGTTCCTCATCAACCTGCTCACGGTCACCGCGGAAGTCGGCGGCGTCGCCCTCGCGTTGCAGTTGGCGACGAGCGTGGACCCCGGCTGGTGGGTCCCGGTCGCGGCGTTCGGCGTCTGGATCGTGATCTGGCGGGCGCGCTTCGAGCTGCTCGAGAACGTGACG
This DNA window, taken from Agromyces sp. 3263, encodes the following:
- a CDS encoding LacI family DNA-binding transcriptional regulator, translating into MSRRLADVARKVGVSEATVSRVLNGKPGVSASTRDAVLTALDVLGYERPTKLRGERARLVGLVMPELQNPIFPALAEAIGGGLAQNGYTPVLCIQTAGGISESDYVELLLHQQVSGVIFAGGAYAQADVNHDHYDRLVELKLPTVLVNAPIDGLGFATVSCDDATSMEQALGHLLQLGHERIGILLGPRDHVPSQRKHAAAVRMAERHGLELGPDRIVHSLYSLESGQTAATKLLAAGVTGIVCASDPMALGAIRAVRRAGLRVPDDVSVIGYDDSALMNCTEPPLTTVRQPIEAMGRMVIELLMRQMSSEAAIGDEVFFAPELVVRASTAPAPR